TGCAGGAGGCGGCCCACCAAAGTGGACTTTCCGTCGTCGACCGATCCTGCCGTGGCAAAGCGGAAGAGGGTGGTGGGCAGGGCCGTTTCCAGGTCCGCCGGGAGAACTGCTTCGGTGGTCATTAGAAGTACCCGTCCTTCTTGCGGTCTTCCATGGCGGCCTCGGAGATGCGGTCATCTGCGCGGGTGGCGCCACGTTCGGTCAGGGTGGAGGCGGCGACTTCGACCACGACGTCGGACACCGTGTACGCGTTGGACTCCACGGCACCGGTGCAGGACATGTCCCCTACGGTGCGGTAGCGGACGGTCTTGGTGATGACTTCCTCATCGGGGCGCGGCTGGGACACTTCACCCACTGCGCGCCACATGCCGTCGCGGGCGAAGACTTCGCGTTCGTGGGCGTAGTACAGGCCGGGCAGTTCGATGCTCTCGCGCTCGATGTAGCGCCAGATGTCCAGTTCGGTCCAGTTGCTGATGGGGAACGCACGGACGTGCTGGCCCACAGTGTGGCGGCCGTTATAGAGGTTCCACAGCTCGGGGCGCTGGTTACGGGGGTCCCACTGGCCGAACTCGTCGCGAAGGCTCAGGATGCGCTCCTTGGCGCGGGCCTTGTCCTCGTCGCGGCGGCCGCCACCGAAGACGGCGTCGAATTTGTTCTGCTGGATGGCGTCCAGCAGCGGCACGGTCTGCAGCGGGTTGCGGGTTCCGTCGGCACGCTCAGCCAGCTCACCGCGGTCGATGAACTCCTGCACGGAGCCCACCACCAGTTTCAGGCCCAGGCGCTCAACGGTCCGGTCGCGGAAGTCGATGACCTCGGGGAAGTTGTGGCCGGTGTCCACGTGCAGCACGGGGAAGGGGACCTTGCCCGGCCAGAAGGCCTTGGTGGCCAGGTGCAGCATCACCACGGAGTCCTTGCCGCCGGAGAACAGCAGCGCAGGCTTCTCGAACTCGGCGACAACCTCGCGGATGATGTGGATGGCCTCGGACTCAAGGGTGTCCAGGCTGGACAGTCGGGTTGAGACGCCGGCCTCGGTCACCTGGGTCTCCTCGGTAAGTGAAGTGCTCATACGTGTAGTCCGCATTCTGTCTTGTCGGATCCTGCCCAGCGGCCGGCTCGGGGATCTTCGCCGGGCGCCACCTTGCGGGTGCAGGGCTGGCAGCCAATGGAGGGGTAACCCTGGGAAAGCAGCGGGTTGACGGGCAAAAGGTTGTCGTCCGAGTACTGGACCAACTGGTCGAACGTCCACGCTGCCATGGGGTTGACCTTGACCAGGCCGTTCTTTTCGTCCCAGGTGACCAGCGGCGTGTTGGTGCGGGTGGGGGCTTCGTCGCGGCGGACGCCGGTGAACCACAGTTCGTAGCCGGCGAGCGTGCGCTGCAGCGGCGCCACTTTGCGCAGGGCGCAGCACTGGGCGGCGTCACGGGCAAAGAGGTCCTTGCCCAGGAGCCGGTCCTGCTGTTCCACGGTATTCTCCGGCAGCACGTCCACCACGTTGACGCGGAGGTTCGCGGCCACCTCGTCGCGCGTGGCGTAGGTTTCCGGGAAATGGTAGCCGGTCTCCAGGAACAGGACGTCGACGCCGGGCATCTGGTCAGCGACCAGGGCCGGCAGGACGGCGTCGGCCATGGAGCAGGCGACGGCGACGGCGGGCAGGTCGAAGTTGCGCTCCACCCA
This region of Arthrobacter sp. DNA4 genomic DNA includes:
- the cysD gene encoding sulfate adenylyltransferase subunit CysD yields the protein MSTSLTEETQVTEAGVSTRLSSLDTLESEAIHIIREVVAEFEKPALLFSGGKDSVVMLHLATKAFWPGKVPFPVLHVDTGHNFPEVIDFRDRTVERLGLKLVVGSVQEFIDRGELAERADGTRNPLQTVPLLDAIQQNKFDAVFGGGRRDEDKARAKERILSLRDEFGQWDPRNQRPELWNLYNGRHTVGQHVRAFPISNWTELDIWRYIERESIELPGLYYAHEREVFARDGMWRAVGEVSQPRPDEEVITKTVRYRTVGDMSCTGAVESNAYTVSDVVVEVAASTLTERGATRADDRISEAAMEDRKKDGYF
- a CDS encoding phosphoadenylyl-sulfate reductase, coding for MAKHLAPAPAKRPAEELKAIAEAGAAELGWDAPARDVIAWVERNFDLPAVAVACSMADAVLPALVADQMPGVDVLFLETGYHFPETYATRDEVAANLRVNVVDVLPENTVEQQDRLLGKDLFARDAAQCCALRKVAPLQRTLAGYELWFTGVRRDEAPTRTNTPLVTWDEKNGLVKVNPMAAWTFDQLVQYSDDNLLPVNPLLSQGYPSIGCQPCTRKVAPGEDPRAGRWAGSDKTECGLHV